A genomic stretch from Microplitis mediator isolate UGA2020A chromosome 10, iyMicMedi2.1, whole genome shotgun sequence includes:
- the LOC130676321 gene encoding uncharacterized protein LOC130676321: MAAAVFIKVHTPAHGVRVTLLCSKTKVAPLKRLTIPRLELTAAHMLAKLTKHCQSTLNLTQSPIYLWTDSTITLTWIKSHPSRWKEFVRNRVSHIQDLLPDGHWNFIPGTQNPADCATRGLTPTQLRDHQLWWTGPPWLLKSSSSWPKCPSIDDTGAQAEERPGLALFSSNSSLKSNWPIMERPIPLLRMLRATAICFRLRDMIKKLPNSSLKAPITSDEVISALNFCIKETQRIHFSNEINMHSKHAPWPNGHPFARLVAFIDTDGIIRVGGRLENSPNQDQSKHPAILPRNAAITKLIISDAHQRTMHGGTQLTLAFVRQKYWIIGGRQPVRSIILKCIRCARHRADRAQQLMGQLPVSRVTPSSAFTHTGVDYAGPITLKNWRRRGAKTYKGWICVFVCLSTSAVHLEVVSDYSSSGFIAALRRFISRRGICTALYSDCGTTFKGAETDLNRLFTQGTQESREILGHITVN; this comes from the coding sequence ATGGCAGCTGCCGTGTTCATCAAAGTCCACACACCTGCTCATGGAGTCAGAGTTACGCTGCTCTGCTCCAAAACCAAGGTAGCTCCGTTAAAACGACTAACGATACCAAGGTTAGAACTCACCGCAGCTCACATGTTGGCAAAACTCACCAAACACTGCCAGAGCACTCTAAATCTCACTCAATCGCCAATATACTTGTGGACGGACTCAACAATTACACTCACGTGGATTAAATCTCATCCGTCTCGCTGGAAGGAGTTTGTTCGGAATAGGGTGTCACATATTCAAGATCTACTTCCAGATGGTCACTGGAATTTCATTCCGGGCACACAAAATCCAGCAGACTGCGCAACACGAGGGTTGACACCTACTCAACTCCGTGATCATCAACTATGGTGGACTGGCCCACCATGGTTGCTCAAGAGTTCATCGTCCTGGCCTAAATGTCCATCAATCGATGATACAGGAGCTCAAGCAGAAGAACGGCCTGGACTGGCCCTGTTCTCATCGAATTCATCACTGAAATCAAATTGGCCTATCATGGAACGGCCAATACCACTCCTACGCATGTTACGAGCTACTGCAATCTGCTTTAGACTCCGTGACATGATCAAGAAATTACCAAACTCATCACTCAAGGCTCCAATTACCTCTGACGAAGTAATTTCAGCACTCAACTTCTGTATCAAAGAAACTCAACGCATTCATTTTTCAAACGAGATCAACATGCACTCTAAACACGCACCATGGCCTAATGGTCATCCATTTGCTCGATTGGTTGCATTCATTGACACCGACGGCATCATTCGAGTAGGTGGACGGTTGGAAAATTCTCCAAATCAAGACCAAAGTAAGCACCCTGCTATTCTACCACGGAATGCGGCAATCACTAAACTCATCATCTCTGATGCTCATCAGCGTACCATGCATGGTGGTACTCAACTTACCCTTGCATTCGTACGACAAAAGTACTGGATCATTGGCGGTAGACAACCAGTACGCTCAATTATACTCAAATGTATAAGATGCGCACGACATCGTGCTGATAGAGCTCAACAACTCATGGGTCAGCTCCCAGTATCACGAGTCACTCCATCATCTGCATTCACTCACACTGGAGTTGACTATGCTGGTCCAATAACACTCAAAAATTGGAGACGCAGAGGAGCAAAAACATACAAAGGCTGGATTTGTGTTTTTGTCTGCCTTTCTACGTCAGCAGTACATCTAGAGGTAGTCAGCGACTACAGCTCTAGTGGGTTCATCGCAGCACTCCGCAGATTTATCAGCCGACGAGGCATCTGTACAGCACTCTACAGCGATTGTGGAACGACGTTCAAAGGCGCTGAAACTGATCTCAACCGTCTGTTCACTCAAGGAACTCAAGAGTCAAGAGAAATACTGGGTCACATCACTGTGAACTAG
- the LOC130676320 gene encoding uncharacterized protein LOC130676320 — protein MYHSTLACKAIIYTDTDKRTGNVIGDQPNHVHASEVSDIQAKVVMNKIKKRAISNDDNPASVIASAISNVSSPVVARLPKMVSMARDIQRARNAVMPLFPEVNSRKDLVIPDAYTVTKKDDKFLFYDSGGGKSRFLIFATNKNLQTLAEYPNWAGDGTFSSVPKIFKQLYTIHALVNGKLLPLIYMLLPNKTEQMYTDALTVIKNRVPGLQPRRIMIDFESAFMTAFTSCFSDANMSGCFFHFTQSLWRNVQSLGLQKLYNNNVRFALNIKMLMALAFVPVQDVCDAFQELIQSTYFDDYEVELEPFVNYFEKTWVGVLSRSGKRRLKPYFPIKLWNCYDAVINEEMRSNNGIEGWHSSFNAKVRVSHASMGRFINVIKDEQTITELFITQLNTGMNVMPKRRKMYANFDSRLTKIVNQYDKKKKLQYLHDVGTLLSL, from the exons ATGTATCATTCCACCCTTGCTTGTAAAGCCATTATTTACACTGATACTGATAAGCGTACTG gAAATGTTATTGGAGATCAACCTAATCATGTACATGCTTCTGAAGTTTCTGACATTCAAGCTAAAGTtgttatgaataaaattaaaaaaagagcCATATCTAACGATGACAATCCTGCATCAGTTATTGCATCCGCCATTTCAAATGTTTCATCGCCTGTCGTTGCTCGATTACCAAAGATGGTGTCAATGGCACGTGATATCCAACGCGCTAGGAATGCTGTGATGCCGTTGTTTCCAGAAGTTAATTCAAGGAAAGATTTAGTTATACCTGATGCTTATACTGTTACTAAAAAAGATGACAAGTTCCTCTTTTATGATAGTGGTGGTGGTAAATcacgttttttaatttttgcaaCAAATAAGAATTTACAAACGTTAGCTGAGTATCCTAATTGGGCTGGAGACGGAACATTTTCTTCAGTTCCTAAGATATTCAAGCAATTATATACCATACACGCACTGGTAAATGGCAAGTTGTTGCCATTAATTTATATGCTTCTGCCGAATAAAACCGAACAAATGTATACTGATGCATTAACTGTCATAAAGAACCGTGTACCTGGCTTACAGCCTAGAAGAATAATGATTGACTTCGAATCAGCATTTATGACAGCGTTTACATCATGCTTTTCAGATGCAAACATGTCAGGTTGCTTCTTCCACTTTACCCAATCATTATGGAGAAATGTACAATCACTAGGATTACAAAaactatataataataatgttcgATTCGCGTTGAACATTAAAATGTTAATGGCATTGGCATTCGTTCCTGTGCAAGATGTTTGTGATGCATTCCAAGAACTTATTCAATCGACATATTTCGACGATTATGAGGTTGAATTGGAGCCTTTCGTGAATTATTTTGAGAAAACTTGGGTCGGTGTGTTGTCACGTAGTGGCAAGCGCCGTTTGAAACcttattttccaattaaattaTGGAACTGTTATGATGCCGTTATCAATGAAGAAATGCGCTCTAATAATGGCATCGAAGGGTGGCATTCGTCTTTTAATGCTAAAGTTCGTGTGAGTCATGCATCCATGGGTAGATTTATAAATGTTATAAAAGATGAACAGACGATTACTGAACTTTTTATAACACAACTTAACACCGGTATGAATGTTATGCCTAAACGAAGAAAAATGTATGCTAATTTTGATAGTCGGTTGACGAAAATTGTGAAccaatatgataaaaaaaaaaaattacaatatctTCATGATGTTGGTACTCTCcttagtttataa